The following proteins come from a genomic window of Acomys russatus chromosome 17, mAcoRus1.1, whole genome shotgun sequence:
- the Prpf40b gene encoding pre-mRNA-processing factor 40 homolog B, which produces MSVPDSGPRPPAAPAPFPPGPPMMPPPFMPPPGIPPPFPPMGLPPMSQRPPAIPPVPPGILPPMLPPMGAPPPLTQIPGMVPPMMPGMLMPAVPVTAATAPGADTASSAVAGTGPPRALWSEHVAPDGRIYYYNADDKQSVWEKPSVLKSKAELLLSQCPWKEYKSDTGKPYYYNNQSQESRWTRPKDLDDLEALVKQESAGKQQTQQLQTLQPQPPQPQPDPPPIPPGPIPVPMALLEPEPGPSEDCDVLEAAQPLEQGFVQREEDPSSSTGQHRPPQEEEEAKPEPERSGLSWSNREKAKQAFKELLRDKAVPSNASWEQAMKMVVTDPRYSALPKLSEKKQAFNAYKAQREKEEKEEARLRAKEAKQTLQHFLEQHERMTSTTRYRRAEQTFGDLEVWAVVPERDRKEVYDDVLFFLAKKEKEQAKQLRRRNIQALKSILDGMSSVNFQTTWSQAQQYLMDNPSFAQDQQLQNMDKEDALICFEEHIRALEREEEEERERARLRERRQQRKNREAFQTFLDELHETGQLHSMSTWMELYPAVSTDVRFANMLGQPGSTPLDLFKFYVEELKARFHDEKKIIKDILKDRGFCVEVNTAFEDFAHVISFDKRAAALDAGNIKLTFNSLLEKAEAREREREKEEARRMRRREAAFRSMLRQAVPALELGTAWEEVRERFVCDSAFEQITLESERIRLFREFLQVLEQTECQHLHTKGRKHGRKGKKHHRKRSHSPSGSESDEEELPPPSLRPPKRRRRNPSESGSEPSSSVDSVESGGAALGGPGSPSSHLLLGSDHGLRKAKKPKKKTKKRRHKSNSPDSETDPEEKAGKESEDREQGQDKDREPRQAELPNRSPGFGIKKEKTGWDTSESELSEGELERRRRTLLQQLDDHQ; this is translated from the exons TCGGTTCCCGATTCTGGTCCCCGGCCCCCAGCAGCGCCTGCCCCCTTCCCACCGGGGCCCCCCATGATGCCACCACCCTTC ATGCCCCCTCCAGGGATCCCGCCTCCTTTTCCTCCAATGGGGCTCCCTCCCATGAGTCAGAGGCCACCAGCCATCCCCCCCGTGCCACCTGGCATACTGCCCCCAATGCTTCCACCAATGGGGGCACCACCACCACTTACACAG ATACCAGGGATGGTTCCTCCAATGATGCCAGGGATGCTGATGCCAGCTGTGCCCGTCACTGCAGCG ACGGCTCCGGGTGCGGACACCGCCAGCT CTGCTGTGGCTGGGACAGGCCCTCCG AGGGCCTTATGGAGCGAGCATGTGGCCCCTGATGGGCGCATCTACTACTACAATGCTGATGACAAGCAGTCCGTGTGGGAGAAGCCCAGCGTGCTCAAGTCCAAGGCAGAG CTGCTGCTCTCCCAGTGTCCTTGGAAAGAGTACAAATCAGACACAGGAAAGCCTTACTACTACAACAACCAGAGTCAGGAGTCCCGTTGGACCCGGCCCAAGGACCTGGATGACCTGGAAG cccTTGTCAAACAAGAGTCTGCAGG AAAACAGCAGACCCAGCAGCTGCAGACACTACAGCCACAACCACCTCAGCCACAGCCTGACCCTCCACCTATACCTCCGGGTCCCATCCCCGTGCCCATGGCCCTCCTGGAACCTGAGCCAGGTCCAAGTGAAGATTGTGATGTGTTGGAAGCTGCCCAGCCCTTGGAGCAAGGGTTCGTGCAGCGGGAGGAGGACCCCAGCAG TTCTACTGGACAGCATCGGCCaccacaggaagaggaggaagctaaGCCGGAACCAGAGAGATCTGGCCTCAGTTGGAGCAACCGGGAGAAGGCAAAGCAGGCGTTCAAAGAGCTGCTAAGGGACAAG GCTGTCCCTTCCAATGCTTCATGGGAACAGGCTATGAAGATGGTAGTCACTGACCCCCGTTACAG TGCCTTGCCCAAGTTGAGCGAGAAGAAGCAGGCATTTAATGCTTACAAGGCCCAgcgggagaaagaggagaaagaggaggcccGGCTGAGGGCCAAGGAGGCCAAGCAGACCCTGCAGCATTTCCTGGAGCAGCATGAACGCATGACCTCCACCACCCGCTACCG GCGGGCAGAACAGACCTTTGGAGACTTGGAGGTCTGGGCTGTGGTCCCTGAGAGGGATCGAAAAGAAGTTTATGATGATGTCCTCTTCTTCCTGGCCAAGAAGGAGAAG GAACAAGCCAAACAGCTTCGGCGCCGAAATATCCAGGCCCTGAAGAGCATCCTGGACGGGATGAGCAGTGTCAACTTCCAGACCACATGGTCGCAGGCTCAGCAGTACCTCATGGACAACCCCAGCTTTGCTCAGGACCAGCAGCTGCAGA ACATGGACAAGGAAGATGCCCTGATCTGCTTTGAGGAGCACATCCGAGCtctggagagagaagaagaggaagagcggGAGCGGGCCCGGCTTCGGGAGCGGCGCCAGCAACGCAAGAATCGGGAGGCCTTTCAG ACCTTCCTGGACGAGCTGCATGAAACAGGGCAGCTACATTCCATGTCCACCTGGATGGAGCTATACCCAGCAGTCAGCACTGACGTCCGCTTTGCCAACATGCTGGGCCAGCCGG GCTCTACGCCTCTGGACTTGTTCAAGTTCTATGTGGAGGAGTTGAAGGCTCGATTTCATGACGAGAAGAAGATCATAAAGGACATTCTCAAG GACCGGGGCTTCTGTGTGGAGGTGAACACAGCCTTTGAGGACTTCGCCCACGTCATAAGCTTTGACAAGAGGGCTGCTGCGCTGGACGCAGGCAACATCAAGCTGACCTTCAATAGT CTgctggagaaggcagaggcacgAGAGAGGGAACGGGAAAAGGAGGAGGCCCGAAGGATGCGGCGCAGAGAAGCTGCCTTTCGAAGCATGCTGAGGCAGGCCGTGCCTGCTCTGGAGCTGGGCACTGCCTGGGAAGAG GTCCGTGAGCGCTTTGTGTGCGACTCAGCCTTTGAGCAGATCACCCTGGAGTCGGAGCGGATCCGGCTCTTCCGAGAGTTCCTGCAGGTGCTGGAG CAGACTGAATGCCAGCACCTCCACACCAAAGGCCGGAAGCACGGTAGAAAGGGCAAGAAGCACCATCGCAAGCGCTCTCACTCCCCCTCA GGCTCTGAGTCAGATGAAGAGGAGCTGCCCCCACCATCCCTCCGGCCGCCCAAGCGGAGGCGGCGGAACCCCTCAGAGTCTGGCTCTGAGCCCTCATCCTCAGTTGATTCAGTTGAAAGTGGGGGTGCTGCCCTTGGAGGACCAGGCTCCCCATCCTCCCACCTTCTCCTTGGGTCAG aTCATGGTCTTCGGAAAgccaagaaaccaaaaaagaaaactaagaaaagaagGCACAAGTCA AACAGTCCTGACAGTGAGACAGACCCCGAGGAGAAAGCTGGCAAGGAGAGTGAAGACAGAGAGCAGGGGCAGGACAAGGACAGGGAGCCCCGGCAGGCAGAGCTCCCTAACCGCTCCCCAGGCTTTGGCATCAAGAAGGAGAAG ACAGGCTGGGACACATCGGAAAGCGAGCTGAGtgagggggagctggagaggcgGAGGCGGACACTCCTACAACAGCTGGACGACCACCAATGA